ctggagctgcagcaaaaGGAGCAGTgatggggctgctgggcagccctggggggctgggagctgTTGGGGGGGGGTCTCCCGAGGGTTGGGTGCTGTCACACCAAGCCCTGCCACTGCTGATGTCCTCGTGATGTGACAACACGTCTGCAGAGGGGAAAGCAAGGGGGGGAAGGGGTTTTGCTCTGGAGGATGTTGCCTtttgggagcagagggagggcagcGTCCCTGGCCGtcagaggggagctggggggtggCTCACACAGGATGAGGTTGCAGGGACGTGCTAGGAAACGTGCCACCTCACTGAGAAACCCTTGGAGTGATGCTCCAGGGTGGGTCTTGGAGGCAGAAAGTGTGGTGgggtctgctcctccagcccctgctcctggtgcagcagcaggcaggggggagcagggccagccctgcctTGGGGTTTGGGGGCCAGCCCTGCTTTGGggcccccagcagcacagaagagcaGGAAGGCACCTCTTGTgacacaggcagagcagaccacagcagagagaggaacCAGTGAGTCATGGACctgcagcacagtgctggggagcgtggggctctgcagggctgcagccgCTCAGGCAGGCCAGGGAAGAGATGCAAACTGGGTCTGGGGGGGTTGCACTGGGTCTGGGGGGGTTGCACTGGGTCTGGGGGGTTGCAGCTGGGTCTGGGGGGTTGCACTGGGTCTGGGGGGTTGCAGCTGGATCTGGGGGGTTGCAGCTGGGTCTGGGGGGTTGCACTGGGTCTCACCTACATCTGCTCTGCTCCGGGACATGTCACAGAGGCTGCTTCTTGCTCCCACAGCCATGGCTGGGAAGGgtgaggtgggagcagggaacCATGCAGGGATCATAGATGGGTttgggtggaagggaccttaaagatcatctagatccaaccccctgcacgggcagggacacctcccaccagcccaggctgctccaagccccatccaacctgcccttcaacactgccagggatggggcagccacagcttccctgggcaacctgggccagggtctcaccagggaTGTGCCCACATCTCTTGGCCAAGCCCAGGTGTCTGGCCAGGGCTGGAGCTTGGACACCGAGGGGCTCTGGACAGGTGGGATCTGTCACCTTGGGGTGACACGGGGGGAGGTGGCTGCACCAGGTGGGCTCTTGATCACCACGGTCAAATGGGTGAGGGCTACTAGGAGCACCTGTGTGGTTGCCAAAGCCCTGGGAGCTGGATGAGGTGCTGGCTCTGCCAAGAGAAAGATGGTTGTGGCCaagaggtgctggagggagcagcaccTGGTGGGCTCTGCACCTTGGTCCCGTGTAGCAGCCGAGGGCAGCGTGTGCCCAGGCTCCTGGCAcagggagccagcagcagggttggcagctcctggggcttCTGCTGCCAAGTGCTGTAGGAAGCAGAAGTGATCCAGGATGATGCTCTGGGGGCTGTTAGTGGTTCACCAGCAGCTTCCCGTGGTCTGGCAAGTGGCCCGAGATGGTTGGTGATGATCCTTGTcattccctcctccctccaccaGCCTGCGTGGGCACAGGGTGGGGGGCTCACAGAGGGGCTGGTGTGGGGGTCCGTGCCCTCTGTGCCCCACGAGGATGTGACAGGATTATCCCTCCATCCCTCAGGTACGACGCAGGAAAGGATGGTTTCATTGACCTGATGGAGCTGAAGCTGATGATGGAGAAGCTGGGGGCACCACAGACACACCTGGGCCTGAAGAACATGATCAAGGAAGTGGATGAAGACCTGGACAGCAAGCTCAGCTTTCGGGAGGTGAGGAGATAGGTGGGTCCTTGGTGGCAGCAGGGGGTGATGGCAGCAGCACGGTCCTGCTGTGTCACCCTGGGCTGGAGTTAAGAAGGTCGGGAGGGAGCCATGGTGGCTTTGAGGTCCCAGAGGAGCTGATGCCAATGTCTGTCCTCACAGTTCCTGCTGATTTTCcggaaggcagcagcaggtgagctgcaggaggacagtgGGCTGCACGCCCTGGCCCGGCTCTCCGAGATTGATGTCTCCACGGAGGGGGTGAAAGGTGCCAAGAACTTCTTTGAGGCCAAGGTGAGCCAAGTGCTAGGACAGGAGAGGTCCCAACGCAGGACAGTGATGCAAGGAGGGTGGCTTGGTGGGGACGAtgggtgggcaggaggtggaGATGGGGTGGGCAGGAGATGTTGGGGTGGGCAAGAGATGTTGGGTTGGGGAAGAGATGttggggtgggcaggaggtggagatggggtgggcaggaggtggagatggggtgggcaggaggtggagatggggtgggcaggaggtggagatggggtgggcaggagatgttggggtgggcaggaggtggaGATGGGGTGGGCAGGAGATGTTGGGGTGGGGAAGAGATGTTGGGGTGGGGAAGAGATGttg
The nucleotide sequence above comes from Apus apus isolate bApuApu2 chromosome 20, bApuApu2.pri.cur, whole genome shotgun sequence. Encoded proteins:
- the EFHD2 gene encoding EF-hand domain-containing protein D2 isoform X1, giving the protein MLQGGSWRQKVWWGLLLQPLLLVQQQAGGSRASPALGFGGQPCFGAPSSTEEQEGTSCDTGRADHSRERNQYDAGKDGFIDLMELKLMMEKLGAPQTHLGLKNMIKEVDEDLDSKLSFREFLLIFRKAAAGELQEDSGLHALARLSEIDVSTEGVKGAKNFFEAKAQAIHESSRFEEEIKAEQEEKKKQAEELKQRKAAFKELQSTFKQ
- the EFHD2 gene encoding EF-hand domain-containing protein D2 isoform X3, yielding MIPTVVTPGCAYDAGKDGFIDLMELKLMMEKLGAPQTHLGLKNMIKEVDEDLDSKLSFREFLLIFRKAAAGELQEDSGLHALARLSEIDVSTEGVKGAKNFFEAKAQAIHESSRFEEEIKAEQEEKKKQAEELKQRKAAFKELQSTFKQ